Below is a window of Patescibacteria group bacterium DNA.
TTTTTCAACGCCGTCTTTAATATCAATCAAAATTTTTTTAAATCTTTTATTATCGCTTTGTCGTGATAAAGCGTTTAAAGCGCTTGAAAGAGAAGCGCCTGACCTAATCAACACTCGCAAATGCTGAATAAAAAATATCTTCTCCGATGTGGGAATTTTTTGCAAGTTTAATAAAAAATTGTTTATAAAATTTAAAGTCATTTGAAAATTTATTCCTTAATTACCCTTAATATTTCTTCAATGGTTGTAATTCCATTTTTTGCCTTAATAAATCCATCTTCTAAAACAGAAAGCATATTCTGCTGCCGAGCTATCTTGCTTAGTTCTTCGCTATTAGCTTTTTTATTTATTGCTTCTTTAATTTTAGGAGTAATTTCTAAAATTTCATAGATTCCAATTCTGCCTTTATATCCTTCGTTGTTGCATTTTTTACACCCTTTGCCCTTATAAAATAAAAGATTTTTTAAGTCTTTATTTGTAATTATCTTTTTTTGCTTTAACATTTCTAAAATTGAATCAACATTTATTTTTTGAGAAAGATCATCCATCATTTCTTTTGTTAATTTATAGCTAGTAATGCAATCTTGGCATATTGTTCTAACTAATCTTTGCGCGATAATGCAATTAGTTGTCGTTGCAATCAAAAAAGACGGGATATGCATATCAGAAAGACGAGGTATTGTTGTTACGGCGTCGTTTGTATGCAGAGTTGAAAGTACTAAATGTCCTGTCATCGCGGCATTTACGGCAATTTCGGCTGTTTCTTCGTCTCGTATTTCTCCAACCATAATAATATCAGGGTCCTGCCTTAAAAAAGCGCGCAAACCAGAAGCAAACGTAAATCCTGTTTTTACGCTAACCTGGCTTTGGTTAATGCCCGGCATTCTGTATTCTATTGGATCTTCAATAGTTGAAATATTAACTGACGGCTTGTTAAGCACATTTAATATTGAATAAAGAGTTGTTGTTTTCCCAGATCCTGTTGGTCCTGTGACTAAAATAATTCCATGCGGTTTTTCAATGTTTCTTTTAATAATTTCAAAAGGATTTTCTTGAAAACCTAATTTTTTTAAACTTAAGATTTGGGACTTTTCATCTAAAATTCTCATTACAATTTTTTCTCCGTCAAAAATTGGAATTATGGAAACACGAAAAGAAACTTGATATTCAGAAGTTTTAATTTTAAATCTGCCGTCTTGAGGAAGCCGATGCTCATCAAGTTTCAAGTTTGACAAGACTTTAATTCTTGCCACAATTCCTGTATGGGTATTTTTTGGCAATGTCATTACTTTTCGCATAATTCCATCAATTCTATAACGAACGATTGTTTCTTTTTCCAACGGCTCTATATGAATATCCGAACATTTTTCAAAAATAGCGTATTCAAGCAAAGTATCAACAATGCGGACAATAGGCAAATCTTCCGCAAGCTCTTTTAATTTTTCTCCTTTTTGATCATCATCTTTTGCTGTTTTTTTTATTGAAATTTTATTAATTTCTTTAAATTCTGATTTAAGGCCTTTGTGGTATTCTTGAATCACGTCGTTAACGCTTTTTGGAGTTGTTACAAAAACTTTAATATTGCCTGGTATTTTTTTATTGATAAATTCTATAATTTGAAAATCTTGCGGATTTGTTGTGGCAATTTTGCATTCTTTCTCTGTTTTGTCAAAAGCGATTATTTTATGCACGTGCGCTATCGGCTCTGGAATTAAATTTAGAATATCCTTGCGGATAATTTTATCTTTCAAAACAATAAAAGGCATTTTAAAATAATTCGCGACATTGTTATAAAAAGATTCTTCAGTGATTATCTTTTTTCCAATTAAATATTTAACTAAGTCTGATTGGTTTTCTTTTGACTCATTTAAGCATTGCTCAAATTTTTTTTCATTTAAAATTTTGTTTTGGATTAATATCTCTTTAACTAAATTTTTTTTGAGTTTCATTTTAAAATTTTGTTAAAAATTAAACTGAATTTATTATAACACATAATAAGATGGTTGCATACTTATTTTGTTGCTCAGAATAAAAGCATTGAAAAAATATTTAGAGTAATATATCATAATTACAATAATGCTTTTTAAATAATAAAAATATGTTTTCTGGCATAGTTAAAACAACAGGAAAAATTAAAAAAATAGAAAAGAAAAATAAGAAAGTTTATTTTACTATTAAAACAAATAATTTTTTAAATAATATAAAAATAGGCGCGAGTATTGCTTGCGACGGTGTTTGTTTAACAGTGGTTAAAAAAACAAAAAATAGTTTTCAAGCGGAATTAATGCCGGAAACTTTGCGAATAACAAAATTTTCAAATTCAAAAATAGGAGACTTTATAAATTTAGAAAAATCATTAAGGGTTGGAGATTTTGTTGACGGTCATTTTGTTATGGGCCATATAGATGGAATAGGAAAAATTCAAAAAATTATTTTAGACAAAGAATACGTAAATTTAATTATTAAAATTCCAAAAGGATTAAAAAAATTTTTAGCTTATAAAGGTTCAGTTTCAATTAATGGAGTAAGTTTAACTATTTCAGGAGTTGGAAATAATTGGTTTAAAGTTAGTTTGATTACCCATACGTTAGAAATAACCAATCTGTCTTGTTTAAAAATTAATGATAAAGTAAATATTGAGATAGATATGGTAGCAAGATATTTAGAAAAATTAAAAATAAGTTTATGAAAACAAATAAATTTGAAAAATTAAATGGTAAAAATTTTAAAATCGCGATTGTGCAGGCAAGATTTAATCAAGAAATTACTGATGATTTGAGAAAAGGAGCTGAAAACGCGTTAAAAGAAGCAGGTGTAAAAATCAAAGCTGAAATTTTTTTAGTTCCAGGATCAGTTGAAATTCCATTAGCTTGTCAAAAAATAGCTCTTAATAAAAAATTTGACGGAATCATTGCTTTGGGCAATATTATAAAAGGAGAAACAGCCCATTTTGATTATGTTGCCAAAGCTGTTACAGAAGGAATAATGGAAGTTATTCTTAAAAACAATTTTCCAATCACATTTGGAGTGATAACTGTTTATAATTTAGAGCAAGCAAAAGCGCGGTCGCAAAATGATAAAAATAACAAAGGCTATGAAGCTGGCATGGCTTTGATTGAAGTCTTAAATTTAAAAATTTAATATGGATTTAACTGAAGAATTAATTAAAAACAATTATCTTAAAACGCCGAATATAATAAGCGCTTTTAAAAAGATTAAAAGAAGCGATTTTATTTTAGAAGAATATAAAAACGAATCTGAAGGCGATTACCCCTTGCCGATTGGATATGGCCAGACTATTTCCCAGCCGTTAACTGTCGCTTTTATGTTGGAATTATTGCAACCAAGACAAGGAGATAAAATTTTGGATATTGGATCTGGATCTGGATGGACAACAGCTCTTTTAGCTAATATCACGGAAAATAAAGGAAAAGTCTACGGAATTGAGATAATACCTGAATTAAAAGAATTTCAAAAAAAGAATATTAACAAATATAATTATACTAAAAAAGGTATAGTAGAAATATTTTGCGCTGACGGGACAAAAGGACTTTCAGATAAAAAGCCTTTTGATAAAATTTTAGTTTCAGCAATGTCAAATAAAATTCCATTGGCGCTAAAAGACCAGCTTAAAATAGGCGGACGGATGGTAATCCCGATTTCAGATGGAATAAGCTTGATAATTAAAAAAACAAAAGATGTTTTTGATGAAAAACATTATCCAGGATTTTCATTTGTGCCTTTAGTCGGCAAAAATTAATAAAACAATTATGTTTAAAACAAAGTTTATTATTTTATTTTTTTTATTTTTATTTTTAACAACGATTTTTTCTGTTGTTATTTTTTCTATTGTCATTTCGACTCCTTATGATAAATTATCAGGCTTTGAAACATTTAAAATAGAATCCGGGCAAAGCGTTAATGAAATTAGCAGAAATTTAAAAAAGCAAGGAATAATCCACAGCAGTTTTGTTTTTGAAATTTATCTCTGGCTTTTAAAAAGTGAAGGAAAAATTAAAGCAGGAAATTATAATTTAGATTGCCCGATTAACATTAAAGATTTATCTGAAATTTTAATACAGGGGCAAAAAATAGGATTGGAAAGAAAAATAAAAATTATTGAAGGGTGGAACATTAAAGATATTGCTAAATATTTAGCAGATGAAAATATAACAGCTCAAAATGATTTTTTAGATTTTGTTAAAAATTATAAAATAGATAATACTAAATTTTCTTTTTTAACAGACACAAAAAATAAATATGATTTAGAAGGTTTTCTGTTTCCAGATACTTATAAAATTTATAAAGACGCGCAAAATAGCGATATAGTAAATAAAATGTTAAATAATTTTAATCAAAAAATAACAAAAAAAATTAGAAGTGATATTCAATTTCAAAACAAAACGTTATTTGAAATAATTATCATAGCAAGTATAATAGAAAAAGAGGTTAGAAATGAAAATGATATGAAAATAGTTTCAGGAATTTTTTGGGACAGAATAAAAAATGGACAGCCATTGGAATCTTGCGCAACAATAGGTTATATTTTAGGAGAAAATAAAAGACAATACTCTTATGAAGATACTCGGATTGATTCTCCTTACAACACTTATTTACGACAAGGGTTGCCGTCTGGTCCTATTTGCAATCCAGGGCTAAAAGCGATTAAGGCGGCTGTTTATCCTGAATTTACGGAGTATAATTATTTTTTATCAAAAAAAAACGGAGAAACTGTTTTTTCCAAAACATTTAAAGAGCATAGTTTAAATACGCGAAAATATTTAAAATAAAAATTACCAGCTATGAAAATTTTGATTACAGGAGGTTGCGGATTTATAGGAAGCAATTTTATACATTATTGGATTAAAAAATATCCAAATGACAAAATCATTAATTTGGACGCCTTGACTTATGCAGGCAATTTGGAAAATTTAAAAAATATTAAAGGCAAAAAAAATTACTTTTTTGTCAAAGGCAATATTTGCGATAAAAATTTAATAAATGATATAGCTAAAAAAATTGATTTAATAGTTCATTTTGCGGCTGAAACCCATGTTGACCGCTCTATAAAAAATAGTTCTGATTTTATTAAAACTAATATTGAAGGAACGCGCGTTTTATTAGACGTTGCGAAAAAAAACAGTATTCGGTTTCATCATATCTCGACAGATGAAGTTTTCGGATCTTTAAATTCTAATGATCCTAAATTTAATGAAAACACGCCTTATGATCCGCGCAGCCCTTATAGCGCTTCAAAAGCAGGCGCCGATCATTTAGTAAGATCTTATTTTCATACTTATAAACTGCCTATTACAATTTCTAATTGTTCAAATAATTACGGTCCGTATCAATTTCCAGAAAAATTAATTCCCCTGTTTGCAACAAATTTACTAGAAAATAAAAAAATTCCAATCTATGGAGACGGCGGAAATATTCGCGATTGGATTTATGTTGATGATCATAACTCTGGCGTGGATTGCGTTATTAAAAAAGGAAAAATAGGAGAAACTTATTGCTTGGGCGGAGATAATGAATTAAGCAATTTAGAAATTACAAAAATGATTTTAAAAATAATGGGGAAAAGCAAAGACGCGATTGAATACGTAAAAGACAGACCTGGACATGATTTTCGTTATGCCATAAATTTTGATAAAGCAAAAAAAGATTTAGGATGGAATCCGACGATTAATTTTGAACAAGGTTTAAAAAAAACAATTAAATGGTATAAAAACAATCAAGACTGGTGGAAAAACATTAAATCAGGAGAATATAAAGAATATTATCAAAACCAATATGGAAAATAAACAAAAAATTTTAATTTTAGGAGCGCATGGAAATTTAGGACAACAGTTGTCTAATATTTTTTTATTAGATAAAGATTATGAAGTTGTCGCTTGGGATAAAAATGATTTAGATATTACTAATAAAAATGAAACAAATAAAAAAATTGTTCAATTAAATCCGAGTTTGATTATTAACGCTTCGGCTTATAACGCTGTTGACGCTTGCGAAAAAGATGAAGAACAATTTGAATTGGCTAAAAAAATTAACGGATATGCTGTCGGATATATTGCTAAAGTAGCCGAAAAAATAGGCGCTATTTTTGTTCATTTTTCAACAGATTATGTTTTTGACGGCAGAAAAAAAGACGGATACAAAGAAAATGACAAGCCAAATCCGATTAATAAATACGGCAAAACAAAATTAATAGGAGAGCAAGAATTGATTCAACGCGAAAAATACGGATTAAAATATTATTTAATTAGAACTTCAAAATTATTTGGACCAAAAGGAAGCGGTAAAAATATAAAAGAAAGTTTTTTTGATCTGATTTTGGAATCAAGCAAAGAACGAAAAAAATTTAATATGGTGCGTGACGAGGAAATAAGCTGTTTTACTTATACTTTGGATTTAGCGCGAAAAGTCAAAAAAATATTAGAAAATAAAAAATCGTTTGGAATTTATCATATAACTAATTCTTCTGAATGCGATTGGTATGAAGCCTCTAAATTTTTGTTTAATATAACTAAAAAAGAAATTAAAATAATTCCAGTTAGCTCAAACGAATTTCAACGTCCAGCTAAAAGGCCAAAATATTCTGTTTTATTAAATACAAAATCAAAATCTTTGCGAAGCTATCAAGACGCGCTAAAGGAATATTTGAATATTACATAATTTTTTTATTTTAAAATTGTGGTATGATAAATAAAAATTTTTTTAAATTTTTTTTCAAAGACAAAATAATTTTCGCTAATTTAATTATTAGCATAATTATAAATTCAATCATCTGGATAAATCTATTAAGAATCAAAAAGGTAGGCGAGATGATTCCTCTACATTATAATGTTTATTTTGGAATTGATTATATCGGTGACTGGCATAAAATTTTTATAGTGCCTTTAATCGGGATAATTATTTTAATTATTAATTTTTTATTAGCTTTATTAATATATTATAAAGATAAATTTATATCTTACATATTAGTATTTACTGTTTTATTTGTTCAAATTATTTTATTTTTAGCGAGTTTATCAATAGTTTGGATAAATATATAATAAACATATAATAGACTTATGCGTGTTGCTATAGTGCATGATATGCTCACACAATATGGCGGAGCTGAAAAAGTTTTAAAAGCGATTGCTGATATTTATCCGCAAGCTCCAATTT
It encodes the following:
- a CDS encoding ATPase, T2SS/T4P/T4SS family, translated to MKLKKNLVKEILIQNKILNEKKFEQCLNESKENQSDLVKYLIGKKIITEESFYNNVANYFKMPFIVLKDKIIRKDILNLIPEPIAHVHKIIAFDKTEKECKIATTNPQDFQIIEFINKKIPGNIKVFVTTPKSVNDVIQEYHKGLKSEFKEINKISIKKTAKDDDQKGEKLKELAEDLPIVRIVDTLLEYAIFEKCSDIHIEPLEKETIVRYRIDGIMRKVMTLPKNTHTGIVARIKVLSNLKLDEHRLPQDGRFKIKTSEYQVSFRVSIIPIFDGEKIVMRILDEKSQILSLKKLGFQENPFEIIKRNIEKPHGIILVTGPTGSGKTTTLYSILNVLNKPSVNISTIEDPIEYRMPGINQSQVSVKTGFTFASGLRAFLRQDPDIIMVGEIRDEETAEIAVNAAMTGHLVLSTLHTNDAVTTIPRLSDMHIPSFLIATTTNCIIAQRLVRTICQDCITSYKLTKEMMDDLSQKINVDSILEMLKQKKIITNKDLKNLLFYKGKGCKKCNNEGYKGRIGIYEILEITPKIKEAINKKANSEELSKIARQQNMLSVLEDGFIKAKNGITTIEEILRVIKE
- a CDS encoding riboflavin synthase; protein product: MFSGIVKTTGKIKKIEKKNKKVYFTIKTNNFLNNIKIGASIACDGVCLTVVKKTKNSFQAELMPETLRITKFSNSKIGDFINLEKSLRVGDFVDGHFVMGHIDGIGKIQKIILDKEYVNLIIKIPKGLKKFLAYKGSVSINGVSLTISGVGNNWFKVSLITHTLEITNLSCLKINDKVNIEIDMVARYLEKLKISL
- the ribH gene encoding 6,7-dimethyl-8-ribityllumazine synthase, which codes for MKTNKFEKLNGKNFKIAIVQARFNQEITDDLRKGAENALKEAGVKIKAEIFLVPGSVEIPLACQKIALNKKFDGIIALGNIIKGETAHFDYVAKAVTEGIMEVILKNNFPITFGVITVYNLEQAKARSQNDKNNKGYEAGMALIEVLNLKI
- the pcm gene encoding protein-L-isoaspartate O-methyltransferase, producing the protein MDLTEELIKNNYLKTPNIISAFKKIKRSDFILEEYKNESEGDYPLPIGYGQTISQPLTVAFMLELLQPRQGDKILDIGSGSGWTTALLANITENKGKVYGIEIIPELKEFQKKNINKYNYTKKGIVEIFCADGTKGLSDKKPFDKILVSAMSNKIPLALKDQLKIGGRMVIPISDGISLIIKKTKDVFDEKHYPGFSFVPLVGKN
- the mltG gene encoding endolytic transglycosylase MltG, with amino-acid sequence MFKTKFIILFFLFLFLTTIFSVVIFSIVISTPYDKLSGFETFKIESGQSVNEISRNLKKQGIIHSSFVFEIYLWLLKSEGKIKAGNYNLDCPINIKDLSEILIQGQKIGLERKIKIIEGWNIKDIAKYLADENITAQNDFLDFVKNYKIDNTKFSFLTDTKNKYDLEGFLFPDTYKIYKDAQNSDIVNKMLNNFNQKITKKIRSDIQFQNKTLFEIIIIASIIEKEVRNENDMKIVSGIFWDRIKNGQPLESCATIGYILGENKRQYSYEDTRIDSPYNTYLRQGLPSGPICNPGLKAIKAAVYPEFTEYNYFLSKKNGETVFSKTFKEHSLNTRKYLK
- the rfbB gene encoding dTDP-glucose 4,6-dehydratase, with product MKILITGGCGFIGSNFIHYWIKKYPNDKIINLDALTYAGNLENLKNIKGKKNYFFVKGNICDKNLINDIAKKIDLIVHFAAETHVDRSIKNSSDFIKTNIEGTRVLLDVAKKNSIRFHHISTDEVFGSLNSNDPKFNENTPYDPRSPYSASKAGADHLVRSYFHTYKLPITISNCSNNYGPYQFPEKLIPLFATNLLENKKIPIYGDGGNIRDWIYVDDHNSGVDCVIKKGKIGETYCLGGDNELSNLEITKMILKIMGKSKDAIEYVKDRPGHDFRYAINFDKAKKDLGWNPTINFEQGLKKTIKWYKNNQDWWKNIKSGEYKEYYQNQYGK
- the rfbD gene encoding dTDP-4-dehydrorhamnose reductase, translating into MENKQKILILGAHGNLGQQLSNIFLLDKDYEVVAWDKNDLDITNKNETNKKIVQLNPSLIINASAYNAVDACEKDEEQFELAKKINGYAVGYIAKVAEKIGAIFVHFSTDYVFDGRKKDGYKENDKPNPINKYGKTKLIGEQELIQREKYGLKYYLIRTSKLFGPKGSGKNIKESFFDLILESSKERKKFNMVRDEEISCFTYTLDLARKVKKILENKKSFGIYHITNSSECDWYEASKFLFNITKKEIKIIPVSSNEFQRPAKRPKYSVLLNTKSKSLRSYQDALKEYLNIT